One Diospyros lotus cultivar Yz01 chromosome 1, ASM1463336v1, whole genome shotgun sequence genomic window carries:
- the LOC127800095 gene encoding E3 ubiquitin-protein ligase PUB24-like, whose product MDEVEIPQYYLCPISLQIMKDPVTAVSGITYDRESIEHWLLTARFPTCPVTKQPLPRDSDLTPNHTLRRLIQAWCVANAKNGVDRIPTPKPPLTKSLVYKLIRNLDVPKLHMEALKKLEEIAEDDRNFEKNRVCMAEAGVVKAMVSNITRFFMEKETNGIEEALKILHLVWKPNMESKQLVKENFDLIESLLWVLRFSNQIAVKTHAILVLKLILEVASSSLLERLKPQFFNQIVKVLTDVKACQQATKAALHVLIEVCPWGRNRGKIVEAGAVFELIELELSKPEKRVTELIFCLLARLCSCADGRAQLLKHAGSVAMVSKRILRVSPATDERAIQILTLVARYCATQEVLMEMLRVGAVSKLCMVLQADCAKFLKNKAREVLRMHSNVWNNSPCIAVYLLTKDPR is encoded by the exons ATGGATGAAGTCGAGATACCTCAATACTACCTCTGCCCGATCTCCCTCCAGATCATGAAAGACCCTGTCACGGCGGTTTCCGGCATCACGTACGACCGGGAAAGCATCGAGCACTGGCTGTTGACGGCCAGGTTCCCGACATGTCCGGTCACCAAGCAGCCTCTGCCCAGAGACTCCGACTTGACGCCCAACCACACTCTTCGCCGGCTCATCCAGGCTTGGTGCGTTGCCAATGCTAAAAATGGGGTGGACAGGATTCCGACCCCGAAACCGCCTCTCACAAAGTCCCTTGTTTACAAACTCATCCGAAACCTCGACGTTCCCAAACTGCATATGGAAGCTCTGAAGAAACTGGAAGAGATTGCAGAAGATGATCGgaattttgaaaagaatagGGTTTGCATGGCTGAAGCTGGCGTTGTCAAGGCTATGGTTTCTAACATTACACGATTTTTCATGGAGAAAGAGACCAATGGGATCGAGGAAGCCCTGAAAATTCTCCACCTTGTTTGGAAACCTAACATGGAATCGAAGCAACTGGTGAAAGAAAACTTCGATCTCATCGAGTCTTTGTTGTGGGTTCTACGATTCAGCAACCAGATTGCAGTGAAAACACACGCGATTCTAGTGCTCAAACTGATCCTTGAAGTTGCAAGTTCAAGTCTGCTTGAGCGATTAAAGCCCCAATTCTTCAACCAAATTGTCAAGGTTCTGACAGATGTTAAAGCGTGCCAGCAAGCTACGAAAGCTGCCTTGCATGTACTAATAGAGGTTTGTCCATGGGGAAGAAACCGGGGGAAGATTGTCGAGGCCGGGGCAGTTTTCGAGCTCATCGAACTTGAACTCAGTAAGCCCGAAAAGAGGGTTACTGAACTAATTTTCTGCCTTTTAGCTCGCTTGTGTTCTTGCGCCGATGGTAGAGCTCAGCTTCTGAAGCATGCCGGCAGCGTGGCTATGGTGTCGAAAAGGATCTTGAGGGTTTCTCCGGCGACAGACGAACGGGCGATTCAGATACTGACATTGGTTGCCAGATACTGTGCAACTCAGGAGGTTCTGATGGAGATGTTGAGGGTTGGGGCAGTGTCAAAGCTCTGCATGGTGCTTCAAGCTGACTGTGCAAAGTTCTTGAAGAACAAAGCAAGAGAGGTGCTTAGAATGCACTCCAATGTTTGGAACAACTCTCCTTGTATTGCTGTCTATCTCTTAACTAAAGACCCTAG ATGA